A window of Coregonus clupeaformis isolate EN_2021a unplaced genomic scaffold, ASM2061545v1 scaf0152, whole genome shotgun sequence contains these coding sequences:
- the LOC121555800 gene encoding protein eva-1 homolog B-like — MDAKRKEMDLLSNSIAAYAHIKENPESFGLYFVIGVCFGLVLTLCLLVIRISCKPRTNIPASTLEKKHLKDFSEDECDEDSEDEEEEGDIEAPAPLPTTEIPIDNHHNHSQSDGTLSVNVFTSAEELERAQRLEERERIIREIWRNGQPDILGSGTGTLGRVHYY; from the exons ATGGACGCCAAGAGGAAAGAGATGGACCTCCTAAGCAACAGCATAGCTGCCTACGCACACATCAaag AGAACCCGGAGAGCTTTGGGCTGTACTTTGTGATCGGGGTGTGTTTCGGCCTGGTCCTCACCCTCTGCCTCCTGGTCATCCGGATCTCCTGCAAGCCCCGCACCAACATCCCGGCCTCCACGCTCGAGAAGAAACACTTAAAGGACTTCAGTGAGGACGAATGTGATGAAGATAgcgaggatgaggaagaggaaggcGACATCGAAGCACCCGCCCCCCTGCCCACCACGGAGATTCCAATTGACAACCACCACAACCACAGCCAATCGGACGGGACACTGAGCGTTAACGTGTTCACTTCGGCCGAGGAGCTGGAGCGGGCACAGCGATTGGAGGAGAGGGAGCGAATCATACGGGAGATCTGGAGGAATGGGCAGCCTGATATCCTGGGTTCAGGAACAGGCACTCTAGGTCGGGTGCACTACTACTAA